A single region of the Salvia miltiorrhiza cultivar Shanhuang (shh) chromosome 8, IMPLAD_Smil_shh, whole genome shotgun sequence genome encodes:
- the LOC130996751 gene encoding syntaxin-121-like, translating to MNDLFSGSFSRFRGGDQSPPPTHNIELSDVAGGVNLDRFFEDVEAVKDELRDLESLHSQLQTAHEQSKTLHNAKAIKDLRSRMDGDVAAALKKAKVVKVRLEALDRSNAANRSLPGCGPGSSSDRTRTSVVNGLRKKLHDAMNRFGDLRQRMGGEYRETVQRRYYTVTGENPDEKVLDRLIETGESETFLQKAIQQQGRGQVMDTILEIQERHDAVKEMEKNLNELHQVFLDMAVLVQSQGEQLDDIESQVNRASSFVRGGTQQLEVARKHQKNTRKWACFGIILLLIVILIIILSIQPWKK from the coding sequence atgaacgaTCTATTCTCGGGCTCCTTCTCCCGCTTCCGCGGCGGCGACCAGTCCCCGCCGCCGACCCACAACATCGAGCTCTCGGACGTGGCCGGCGGCGTCAACCTCGACCGCTTCTTCGAGGACGTGGAGGCGGTGAAGGACGAGCTCCGCGACCTGGAGTCGCTCCACAGCCAGCTCCAGACCGCCCACGAGCAGAGCAAAACCCTACACAACGCCAAGGCGATCAAGGACCTCCGATCGCGCATGGACGGCGACGTGGCGGCGGCGCTGAAGAAGGCGAAGGTCGTGAAGGTCCGGCTGGAGGCGCTGGACCGGTCCAACGCGGCGAACCGGAGCCTCCCCGGGTGCGGGCCGGGGAGCTCCTCCGACCGGACCCGCACCTCCGTGGTGAACGGCCTCCGGAAGAAGCTGCACGACGCGATGAACCGATTCGGCGATCTCCGGCAGCGGATGGGCGGCGAATACCGCGAGACCGTGCAGCGGCGGTACTACACGGTTACGGGGGAGAATCCCGACGAGAAGGTTCTGGATCGGCTGATCGAGACCGGGGAGAGCGAGACGTTTTTGCAGAAGGCGATCCAGCAGCAGGGGAGGGGGCAGGTGATGGACACGATTCTGGAGATCCAGGAGCGGCACGACGCGGTGAAGGAGATGGAGAAGAATCTGAATGAGCTGCATCAGGTGTTTCTGGATATGGCGGTGCTGGTGCAGAGCCAGGGGGAGCAGCTCGACGACATCGAGAGCCAGGTGAACCGAGCCAGCTCCTTTGTCAGGGGTGGGACCCAACAGCTCGAGGTTGCCAGGAAGCATCAGAAGAATACCAGGAAATGGGCCTGTTTTGGGATTATTTTGCTGCTCATTGTTATTCTCATCATCATTCTTTCTATACAGCCATGGAAGAAGTGA